Within the Candidatus Saccharibacteria bacterium oral taxon 488 genome, the region CCGCAAGGAGATTTTACGCGATATCGCAGCGTTGACTGGCGCAACGGTGATTTCTGAGGATCATGGTTTGACGTTTGAGAATGCTGGCTTAGAGGTGTTGGGTTCGGCGCGCAAGGTGATTGTCGGTAAAGATGAAACCACCATCGTTGAGGGCGCGGGTAAGCCGTCAGCAGTGAAGGAACAAATCGCTCAGATCAAGGCGCTGTCCGACAATGCTTCCAGCGAGTACGAAAAAGAACAATTCGACAAGCGGGCAGCTGCCTTGAGCGGCAAGGTGGCCGTTATTAAAGTCGGCGGCGCGACCGAGACAGAAATTGACGAAAAGAAGTTCCGGGTGGACGACGCAGTGGCAGCGACCAAGGCAGCCTTGGCTGAAGGAATTGTCACCGGTGGTGGCGTCACGCTGGTGAATTTGGCTGGCGGCTTGAAAGTGAGCGGTGCAGATAGCATCGCGGCTGGCCGGCAGATTCTAAAGGATGCCCTGAAGCAGCCGTTCCTACAGATTATGCGTAACGCTGGCTTGAATGCCGACGCGCTGCTAGCGCAAGTCGAGGCGGGCAAGGCTGGCTTTGGCGTTAATGTCATGGATCCGGAAGCAGGCCTGGTGGACGTCAAAAAAGCTGGCGTCATCGACCCAGCGCGCGTCACTAAGGAAGCAGTGCAGAACGCGGTATCTATCGCCTCAACCGCAGCAACCATGGGCGCACTGGTCGTCGACGTACCAGAGCCAGAAGCTCCAGCTGTGCCTGGTGGCATGCCAGGTATGGGGATGATGTAAGACTCTTGCTTCTACCAGTAAAATGTCCCGTATGAAGCGGGACATTTTATATTGCTCGTGAAGTGAATTACCGACCTTGGGCCTGCGCTCTGTTTATGTTTGAGTCTGCAGTCTCAGCTCTGCGACAAGAAATCAATTTCCTTGATAATATCGAGCAGCGCCTGGGCTTTGCGGGTCTCGTCGGGGATGGCGACGGCCGCTTCGTGTGCTGGGGCGATTAGCGAGGTGTCGTCAGTTGAGCGCAGCAATAGGAGGTAGGTGTCGAACTTTTCCTCGGGCGAGACGTTGAGCTTGTTGACCAGTGGTCGAAGCTCATTTAGAGCATTTTGCTTGATATCATCAAGTGACATATCGGTCGGCGTGGTATATGGCCGACTAGTGTTGTCGGTGGTTGGCCGTGGTGCTGGTGCGGCCGACCCGGGTGCGACGCCGGTCTGTGGCTTGGTCGGGCGACTGGTCGTGTTGGCGTCCTGGGCGCCGGTTTCTTCAAATCGTAGATTGTCATCATTGCCGCCAGAGACGCTCGCTAGCACGTTGGCTAGATCTTGATCGCTGTTGACTTGTCCGCTGTCTTGAATTGTCATACCCCACCTCTTTTCACATTACGGTTACGCTTGCTTCCTATGTTATACTGTAACACAGGAAAAGGAGGAATTTCAAGATGCTTGACGATAAAAATCTTTTAGCGCAGCGCGATCCGGGCAGTACACGAACGAGTGCGGTGGCGGTAACGATGCAGACGGACTTTGCAGCTGAAGTGGAGTCACCGGCGACCCCTAGTGAGGTGGCGAATGTGGTGCTGGCGGGTATGGGCGGCTCGGCGCTGGCGGCGGATATGGTCAAGGTGCTGACGGCGGATCGGGTCACGGTGCCGCTTGAGGTAGTGAAAGGCTACCAGCTGCCACATTTTGTGAATGAAAAAACACTGGTTGTTGCTATCAGCCACTCGGGCAACACCGAGGAGACAATGAGCTGTTACCAGCAGGCTCGTGAGCATGGCTGCCAGTTGGCGGTGATGGCGACGGGCGGGAAATTGTTTATGGCGGCCGAGGCCGATAATCTGCCGCGGGTGCGCGTTCCGTCGGGTGGCCAGCCGCGGATGTCAACGATGTATCATTTGCGCGGGCTGCTAAAGCTGCTCAGCCAGTTTGAGGTGATTGACGATAGCCTGTACCACGCGGTTGCAGCCAGTGGTGTGTGGCTGAAAGATCAGCTGAGCCAGTGGGCCGAGGATGTACCGACGGCGGATAATTATGCCAAGCAACTGGCGCTTAAGCTCGTTGGTTCGACCCAAGTGTTTTATGCGGGCGAGCTGACGTGGCCGCTGGCGTATAAGTGGAAGATTAGCTTCAACGAGTCAGCGAAAAACGTGGCGTTTTGGAATCAATATCCGGAGTTCAGCCACAATGAATTCATCGGCTGGTCATCACATCCGGTCGATAAACCATATAAGGTCGTGGATTTTCGGAGCAGCCTTGAGCGTCCGCGAATTCGGGAGCGGATGGAGCTGACCGACCGGTTGCTGTCGGGTATGCGCCCGAAGGCCGAAGTAGTCGAGCTACAGGGCAAGACGCTGCTCGAGCAGCTGCTGTGGGGGCTGGCGCTGGGTGAAATTGTCAGTATCTATGCGGGCATTCTCAACGGTGTTAATCCAGAGCCAGTGGCGCTGGTGGAGCAGCTAAAGAGAGAATTGTCGTAGGCTCATTTGAGCCGGAGAATAAAAAGCGGCGCCCGGGGAGTGGGGCGTCGCTTTTATTTTAGAGCCCATTGAGGGTCGTGGCGGATTTGTGTGAATCAGTGGCGCAGACTCTCGATCGGGTCTTTGCCGGCAGCGCGGCTGGCTGGATAGATGCCAAAGAGCATACCGATGATCAGCGCTCCGCCGATAGTCAGAGCGGCTGCTTGCCATTCGAGAACTGGGGTGAATGGTAGGTACATGCCGAGGAGGAACGACGCGCCGAGGCCGATAACGTAGCCAAGAATACCGCCAAATAGGCCGATGATGGCTGATTCGATGAGGAATTGGGCGACGATGGTGCGGTTGGTGGCGCCAACGGCTTTGCGGATACCGACTTCGCGCTGGCGTTCGGCGACCGAAACCAGCATGATGTTGGTGATGCCGATACCGCCAACCAGTAGCGAGATACCGGCGATGACCGCCATGGCGGTTGAGAGCGCGTTCACTAGGTGTGAATTCGGTGCGGTGATGGCTTGGCCGACCAAGGTGTGGTAGTCGGTATCGCCCTGATGCTGCTGGGCAAGGACTTTTTTGGCGGCATCAATTTTAGTTTGCAGCGCCGCACCATTGTCGGCGGTGATGAGGATTTGCTGGATCTGGGCGGTGTTTTGGGTGAATTTTTTGCTGACGGCCAGCGGCAGGATGATGGAGCGATTAAAATCAACACCGAGGTAACTAGGCGCAGTTTCCGGCTCGTCGAGCACGCCAACGACTGTCAGTGTCTCGCCGCGGAGCTTGAGGACGCTGCCGAGGGATTTTTCAGTGCCGAATAGGTCAATTGATAGCTGCTTACCAATCACGACGCCGTTGGCTTCGTCGATGAATTGTCCCTCGCGTAACTTGAGGCCGGCGAGCTTTGCCAGTTCGCCTGAGCTACCGGTAACAGTGATGTGCTCTAGCTTCGTCTTACCGTCCGGTGTCGATACGTTAGTGCGAAACGTTGCCAGCGGTGCGGCGCTGTTGTTGGTCGCCTTGGCAATTTCCCGGGCGTCCTGCTCGGTCAGGGTGTTCACCATCTGGGCGGCGTGTCCGGAGCTGAGTGACAGCAATGAATCCGGCCGCGCCTCGCTGCCAGACCGGATTAGTGCGGTGGTGTCAGAGATCTTGGCGGATTGATCACCAAATAGGCGGCTCGTGCCGGTCAGCAGCGACAAGATAATAGTAATGCTGGCGATGCCGACCATGATGCCAAAAATCGATAGGTAGGTGCGGACTTTATTTGACTTGAGCGATTCAGTCGCGTTCTCGAAGTGATTATTGAGGAGCATTTTCATGACTTTTTCGTAGCTTTCCGTTCTTTTTTGACTGGTTTCTTGGTTGATTTGGCGGCATCGGTTTTTGCGTCGTCGGCTTTATCGGACTTAGGGGCGGGTTTCTTTTCGGTCGACGGAGCAGCGGTTTTTGCGGCGTCAGAATCTATTGATTTTTTACTATGATCGCTGTCAGCTTTAACAGTCTTTGTGGTTGCTTTGGCTGAAGCAGCGCCAAGCGGCCGCTTTGGTGGGAGATCATCCGGCGATTTCACTGGATCAGCTGGCTTGTTGGGAGTAGCAGATGGGGCTGCCTTCTCGGTCGTTGGTTTTTCAGGAGTGGTTTTGGTTGGCTCGGCTTTCTCTACTTTCTCGCCCTTTTCCTCTGACTCGTCTTTTGTGTCTTTGGCGGCTACTGTGTGCGTCGGCGTTGAACTCACTGGGGTTGCTGGTTGGTCATCGCCGCCCAGCTTTTGCTTAAAGATCTTCTTGATGTGGTGCGTATCGGTATCAATACGCCCATCGAGCATAGAAATCACGCGGCTGGCATAGGACAGCAGCTCTGGATTGTGCGTCACCATAATAATTGTGTTGCCTCGGCGGTGAATGTCGGACAGCTCCTCCATGATGATGTGACTGGACTTGGAGTCGAGGTTGCCGGTCGGCTCGTCAGCTAGGATAATTGATGGGCTATTGACCAGTGCTCGGGCGATCGCCACACGCTGAACCTGGCCGCCGGATAGCTGATGCGGTAGATAATACTCGCGCTCGCCCAGATGGAAATTACGCAAAATTCGGCTGGCTTCTTGGAGGCGCTTGGTCTTGCTGATGCCTTTGTAGGTGAGCGGCAGGGCAACATTATCGATCACTGTCAGGCGCGGGATGAGATTGAAATGTTGAAAAATAAAGCCAATATCGCGAGAACGAATCGTGGCGTGATGGGTCGCCGTCAGATCCTCGACCGGTTTATTATCAAGGTAATATTCGCCCTCTGACGGGTGGTCGAGCAGCCCGAGGATGTTGAGCAGGGTCGTCTTGCCGCATCCAGACGGGCCAACGATGGCGATAAACTCGCCCTTTTTGACCTCGAGATTGACATTGTCCAGCGCCACCTGCTCGGCGTCACCAAAGCCAAATCGTTTGGTTACATTAGTAAGTTTAATTCGCGTTGAAGGATCGTTCATCATTGCCTTTTATTATAGACAAAAAGCCGCTCCGGTTGCAACCGCTAGCGGACTTTCTGTTATAATATGCATCACGGAAGGATGCAGGAGTGGTTGAACTGGCACGCCTGGAAAGTGTGTAGGCTCTTCACGGGGCCTCCGGGGTTCGAATCCCCGTCCTTCCGCCAGAGGGAATCCCTAGTGTGTTTGAATGTATCTAATATTTTGTTCGTGCGGTAAATATTGTTATCTGATGTTGTTAAAAAGATAAGAAGCTAGCTTTTTGATTATCTTAGTCATTTTTATAATTCCAGCCAACAATTTCTATAGACACCTGAAGATATTTAGCGATGTCTTGGACAACTTTTTTCTTAACGTCGTTGGGAATTTCTTTATAAAATAAAGCAAAAGTTCTTTCGATATAGACATCCAACGGCCAATTTGGGCTAAGGAAACTCGTATTGTTGGTTATCAGATTCCGGTAAGCTATTACGATTTCTGCAAACTCATTTAAACAATCAGATATAATACTGGTCTCGACCTTGGATTTACGATTTCTTGTGGTCTTTTTTATAATGGCATAAGGAAGATCTAAGGATTCTTCGTAGACATCATATTTTTCTGGTTGACGGTCCTTGTGAAACTCTAGTGCCTGATACTCGTCAACTATTTTATTGTAGTATCCTTCGCTCTGAAATGTTCGAGCTTTTTCTACTAGATAATTAACTGCTCGCTCGATTTTTATAGGGTTGTTATCTATAAAGTCTACGTCCTTTATAGATTTATTTTTAGCGCGGGTGTTTATCCGGTCATCCAGTAATATGGGCGGTATGCGGATGCTGTCGGGTTTGCTATTTTTATAGAAATCTATAAAATCTTCCACCTTTAGCGCTTGGATATCTTTTATAAATTTTCCGCCAGCACCAGTTTCTTTTGGCGTTAATAGCTGGCGAACGTCCAGCATGAATCCTTTTTCATAGGTTTCAAATATGCTTATTAAGAGACCCGCATTGTCTGGATCAAAATAGCCAAATGATACGCTGCCGTTTTCATGCTCTTCTTCGGTATGTTGTGCTTTTGAAACTTCATTGAGGATATTAAGAAATACTTCGCGCTGAATGGCAGAATGAAGCACATTAGTAAAATCGTCTTTTATATAGGTTTTCTTTTTATCTTCGCCGAAATATTCTTTATTGATATCTGCCACTTTGGACATGTTTACATTATATTATAGATAATGAGTTGGCGACAATATAGAGCCAGCGATGTGGATGGCGGGAATTTGCTTTGCGGACTACCAAGAATTTCCAGAATATGCGCTACATACGCCAGCCGATCGTGCTTTTCGGGCGGATGGGCGATGAGCTCGTCCAGAAAATAAACAATGTCGCGCATTGAGGCAAATTTCATACCGTATCTGATTATAGCAAAAATAGGTTGTAAAATTTACCAAATGTCTTGAAAAACACTATATGTAGCGGCTATAGTTAGTGTTGTACGCTATATATGTAGCGAACCCATAAATAAACAAAAAGGCAAATTATCCAAATGAGCCACCAGATGGGGCACTGGCGGCTGATTTTTAGCAGGGCAAATTAAGGAGGGTACATGCAACAAATTAACGTGGTCAAGCACGATGGTACAAAAGAGCCGTTTGATGCCAATAAAATTAATGCGGCGATTTTGAAGGCCTGCGACGGGCTGCCAGATCAGGTTTCTAAGGTGGTGCAGGTGGCGACCGAGCTGCAGCTGACGCTATTTGACGGGATTACGACCGAGCAGCTGGACCAGGCTGTCATCCAGACGACACTACAGAATGTTAAAGACGATCCAGATTATGACAAGATCGCGGCACGGCTGTTGTTAAAAAATATTTATAAGAACACCCTAGATGATTATGAAACTGCTGATGAACTAAAGAAACTGCACGCAAAGAAATTTCCTCAGTTCGTGAAGGATGCAGTAAAGGTTGGACTACTGGACCAGCGGATGACTGACGGTAGGTTTGATTTGAAAAAGCTTGGTGAAGCACTTGATCCTGCTAAAGACGACCTCAGTAAGTACCTCGGTGTCATCACCAATCGTAACCGCTATGCCCTGCGTAAGCACGGTAGTGAGCCAATTGAACCACCACAGTTTACTCACATGCGTATTGCTATGGGACTGAGCTACAATGAAAAAGATCCGACGGCTGCAGCAATCGATTTTTACAATCACATGAGTAGCCTGGAGTATGTGCCAGGTGGTTCAACCCGCGTCAATGCCGGTGGTTCATTCCCGCAACTCAGTAACTGTTTCTTGCTGAACGTTGATGATGATATGGAATCAATTGCTAAGGCGGTGCGTGACACGATGTGGATCGCCAAAGGTACTGGTGGTATCGGTATCGGCTTTACTAAATTGCGGGCATCAGGCAGTCCAGTCAAGACAACCAATACGGTGAGTACTGGACCAATTCCATTTATCAAGATGATCGATACGGCGCTATTTGCCGTCTCCCGTAAGGGTAAAAAGATGGGTGCAGCAGCAGTATATATGGAAAACTGGCATATTGATTTTAGGGAGTTTATCGACCTACGCTCTAACTCCGGTGACCCGTACATGCGAACGCGTTTTGCTAACACCGCGGTGTTTATCTCTGATGAATTTATGAAGCGGGTGCAAAAAGACCAAGATTGGTACTTGTTTGACCCGGCAGATACGCCAGATCTACCAGAACTGTACGGTGAAGAATTCTCCGCGCGCTACAAAGAGTACATTAAACTAGCCGAGGCTGGTAAAATGCGCGTCTTTGAAAAGACATCAGCTCGCCAGCAATTTAAACAGATTTTGACCAGCTTACAGGCTACCAGTCACCCATGGCTCACCTGGAAAGACACCATTAACGTTCGGGCCTTAAACAATAATACGGGTACGATTCATCTGTCTAACCTCTGTACGGAAATTACCTTGCCGCAGGACAAAGACAACATTGCTACCTGTAACCTGGTGAGTATCAATTTGTCAGCCTTTTTGAATGAAGATAAAACATGGGATTGGGATCGACTCAAAGAAGCGTCGCGAGCAGCAGTGCGCCAACTGGATAACTTGGTGGATATCACCCAGACGCCGATTCCGGAAGCCATGCACTCAAACAACCAAACGCGGGCAATTGGTTTGGGGATAATGGGCTTTACTGATGTGCTCGAAAAGCTTGGCTACTGCTATGAGTCTAAGGAGTCATATAACTTGATCGATACATTGACTGAATTCATCAGCTATCACGCCATCGACCAATCAGCAGACTTGGCACAGGAGCTGGGCAGCTATCCTACCTACAAGGGTAGTGGTTGGAGTAAGGGTATTTTGCCGATTGACACCCTGGAGACGCTGTCTACTGACCGCAAGGTAAAGGTGAAAATTGATCACAAATCGAGCCTCGATTGGGATTCGCTTCGGGTGAAAGTCAAGAAGGGTATGCGCAATGCGACACTGATGGCTATTGCGCCAACGGCTAACATCGGTCACATTGCCGGTACCACGCCGGGTATCGACCCGCAGTTTGCGCAAATCTTTAGTCGCTCGACGTTGAACGGTAAGTTTTTGGAGGTGAACAACAACCTGGTGCGTGACCTCAAGGCGCTGAACTTGTGGGATGACATCAAGGAAGAAGTCTTTGCCAACCAAGGTGATATTCAACACATCGACGCTATCCCACAGAAGCTAAAAGATGTCTACAAAACTAGCTTCCAGCTCAGTCCTTATGCTTTTATCGAGGTAGCAGCACGAGCTCAAAAATGGGTCGACCAGGCGATTAGCCGCAACATGTATCTGGAAACGCGCGATATCGATGAATATGTAGAGATTTATTCTGAAGCCTGGCGGCGTGGTCTGAAAACGACCTACTATCTACACGTTAAACCACGTCATCAATCAGAACAGACCACGGTTTCAGTGGAAAAAATTGCTGAGCAAAAGATTAGAACAGGTGCAGGCAAGGCGCGTGGCTTTGGCTTTGCAAAAATTAATAAATAAAGGGGGTTATCATGTCAGACTATACACATCCAAAAGGTGGAATTTTAGGCTCGGGGCTGCGCGATGGGCTCAGCTTGCACCCAATTCGTTACCCATGGGCATACGATTTATATAACCAAGCAGTGGCCAACACTTGGTTTCCTAACGAAGTTCAGTTAGCACAGGACTTGATAGATTTTGAAAAACTCAGTGACGAAGAAAAGCACGCGCTCAAAACTGTCATCAGCTATCTCAACCCGAACGAGCTATTGATCAACAAGTCGTTAGCCTTTGGCATTTACCCATATGTTAATGCTGCTGAAGCGCAGCTATATCTGTCGAAACAGATGTGGGAAGAAGCCAACCACTTCATGACCTTTGAATACATCATCGAGACCTTTCCGTTTGACCGCGAGGAGATTTACGCGGCGGGCTTTGGCAAAAAATCGCTGGCTGACAAGGCGAACTTCCAGAACAAGCACCTGGATGTCATGCTTGATCCAAATCTCGACATCTATACCTTGGAGGGTAAGAAAAACTTTGTTCGCTCACTGGTGGCGTATAACATCGTACTGGAAGGTATTTGGTTCTACTCGGGCTTTATGGTTGGTATGAGCTTCCGTCAGCGCAACTTGCTGCGTAATGTCGGCACACTGCTAGACTGGATCACTAAGGATGAGAACTTACACCTGACCTTTGGGATCAATTTACTACTGACTATTTTGGACGAAAACCCAGAACTGCAAACCCAGGAGTTTGCTGAGGAAATTCGCAACCTCATCTTGCAGGCGGTTGAGTTGGAGAAAGAATACAACAAGGACATGTTGCCAAAGGGAATCCTTGGCTTGAACGCTGATTATGTTAATCAATACGTTATGCATATGACTGACCGCCGCTTGGTTGAACTTGGATTTGAGCCGGAGTACAACGTAGCCAACCCAGCCAAATGGATGGCTACGGCAAATGACACTTTGGAGTTGGTTAATTTCTTTGAAAGCACAAATACAAGCTATGAAGTGAATACCACGAAATAGGACCAGCGAGGAGTTACGATGAACAAATTAGCAATAAAGATTTTAGATACGGTAGAGGTGGGGGCGCTTGCGACGGTCAATCGTGACCGCACGCCGCTGGTAACGGCGCTGCATTTTGCGCGGCTGGATGACATGATCATTTGGGTGTCAGATCCAACATCACGTCACGCGCACAACGCCTTTCGTACCGGTAAGGCAGAGTTTGTGGTTTGGGATGAGCAGAAAAACGCAGTATTTTTGACGACAACTGTCCGGGAGATTGTTGAGGAAACAGAGCTGGCGGCTGCTTGGAAAGCGTACGCCAAGAAGCTCGGAGGCTTTATGCCCCAAGTCGCTACGCCGCGGTTTTACGCTATGCCGATTGGCCAGCTTGATGAAAAAACCACAACGGAAAATCGGCTGCATTTTATTGCGTAAGCGCTATCACTAGCGTACAATAGCCATAAGGCTATACTAAATATAGGGGAAAATAAGAATGAATGCAGCCCAAATTATTACTGATGACATGTCTCTGGAAGAAAAGCTGAGTGCTATTGATGCGGCGATGCAGGCAGCGCAGGCGGTAGCTGACGAGCAGGCCAAGGCGAATAGTAGTGTTGCTGCGCCCATTGATCCGGCAAGTCTGACGATTTGCGATGGCTGCGAATAAAGCGATCAAAAATATACTTTGTTGTTGATGTGTTATACTTAAGACAACGTAAGGGGGCGTATGGGGTTAACAATCAAAAAGCGACACGGTAATTTGCAAACTATCGGCTTGGTAGCTATGACGGCACTCGTTGGAGTGTCGTTTTTATTGCATCAGGTGACGGCTTCTGCTGCTGGGGCTAATTGGATGGATAGTGATCCGGTGGTAAGGCATGTGCGGCCGCTTGATTCGGCGGTTGATCCAAATGCTAATGTCCGCGGCCATTGTAAGTTGGAAACGGTGACGGTAGCAAAAACGTATGAGGATAAAAATCCGACCATGGAGCTGACACTTTGTCTGAATGAGTTTAACGGTTGGCGGTTTGGGCAGGCAAATGGATTGTATGATGTGTATGCCTCAAATGGCGGTCTCTTTTATAAGGTGAATAATCTCAGTGCAGTTCATTGGTTCAAGGGGACGGATACGGTCATCGGTATGCATCGTGGACATGCGTTTGATTATGATGAAATCTCTCATCTAAAGAAGTATAATAATTTCACCAAGCGCTTCATGATGAGTGGCAGTAAAAAATCATTTGACTTTGACATGTCGAATCCAGCATTTTCGCTTGACTATAAAGGAAAACCTATGTACGCCATCAGTTGGGGAATTTCTAATAATGGGCGGTATCTCGTCTATTCTGGTAACGCAAGACACGTTAATGCCTATGATATATTCTCGCGCATTGATCTAGAGACGGGCGAGCGA harbors:
- a CDS encoding FtsX-like permease family protein, with translation MKMLLNNHFENATESLKSNKVRTYLSIFGIMVGIASITIILSLLTGTSRLFGDQSAKISDTTALIRSGSEARPDSLLSLSSGHAAQMVNTLTEQDAREIAKATNNSAAPLATFRTNVSTPDGKTKLEHITVTGSSGELAKLAGLKLREGQFIDEANGVVIGKQLSIDLFGTEKSLGSVLKLRGETLTVVGVLDEPETAPSYLGVDFNRSIILPLAVSKKFTQNTAQIQQILITADNGAALQTKIDAAKKVLAQQHQGDTDYHTLVGQAITAPNSHLVNALSTAMAVIAGISLLVGGIGITNIMLVSVAERQREVGIRKAVGATNRTIVAQFLIESAIIGLFGGILGYVIGLGASFLLGMYLPFTPVLEWQAAALTIGGALIIGMLFGIYPASRAAGKDPIESLRH
- a CDS encoding ATP-binding cassette domain-containing protein, whose protein sequence is MNDPSTRIKLTNVTKRFGFGDAEQVALDNVNLEVKKGEFIAIVGPSGCGKTTLLNILGLLDHPSEGEYYLDNKPVEDLTATHHATIRSRDIGFIFQHFNLIPRLTVIDNVALPLTYKGISKTKRLQEASRILRNFHLGEREYYLPHQLSGGQVQRVAIARALVNSPSIILADEPTGNLDSKSSHIIMEELSDIHRRGNTIIMVTHNPELLSYASRVISMLDGRIDTDTHHIKKIFKQKLGGDDQPATPVSSTPTHTVAAKDTKDESEEKGEKVEKAEPTKTTPEKPTTEKAAPSATPNKPADPVKSPDDLPPKRPLGAASAKATTKTVKADSDHSKKSIDSDAAKTAAPSTEKKPAPKSDKADDAKTDAAKSTKKPVKKERKATKKS
- a CDS encoding ribonucleoside-diphosphate reductase subunit alpha yields the protein MQQINVVKHDGTKEPFDANKINAAILKACDGLPDQVSKVVQVATELQLTLFDGITTEQLDQAVIQTTLQNVKDDPDYDKIAARLLLKNIYKNTLDDYETADELKKLHAKKFPQFVKDAVKVGLLDQRMTDGRFDLKKLGEALDPAKDDLSKYLGVITNRNRYALRKHGSEPIEPPQFTHMRIAMGLSYNEKDPTAAAIDFYNHMSSLEYVPGGSTRVNAGGSFPQLSNCFLLNVDDDMESIAKAVRDTMWIAKGTGGIGIGFTKLRASGSPVKTTNTVSTGPIPFIKMIDTALFAVSRKGKKMGAAAVYMENWHIDFREFIDLRSNSGDPYMRTRFANTAVFISDEFMKRVQKDQDWYLFDPADTPDLPELYGEEFSARYKEYIKLAEAGKMRVFEKTSARQQFKQILTSLQATSHPWLTWKDTINVRALNNNTGTIHLSNLCTEITLPQDKDNIATCNLVSINLSAFLNEDKTWDWDRLKEASRAAVRQLDNLVDITQTPIPEAMHSNNQTRAIGLGIMGFTDVLEKLGYCYESKESYNLIDTLTEFISYHAIDQSADLAQELGSYPTYKGSGWSKGILPIDTLETLSTDRKVKVKIDHKSSLDWDSLRVKVKKGMRNATLMAIAPTANIGHIAGTTPGIDPQFAQIFSRSTLNGKFLEVNNNLVRDLKALNLWDDIKEEVFANQGDIQHIDAIPQKLKDVYKTSFQLSPYAFIEVAARAQKWVDQAISRNMYLETRDIDEYVEIYSEAWRRGLKTTYYLHVKPRHQSEQTTVSVEKIAEQKIRTGAGKARGFGFAKINK
- a CDS encoding ribonucleotide-diphosphate reductase subunit beta; the encoded protein is MSDYTHPKGGILGSGLRDGLSLHPIRYPWAYDLYNQAVANTWFPNEVQLAQDLIDFEKLSDEEKHALKTVISYLNPNELLINKSLAFGIYPYVNAAEAQLYLSKQMWEEANHFMTFEYIIETFPFDREEIYAAGFGKKSLADKANFQNKHLDVMLDPNLDIYTLEGKKNFVRSLVAYNIVLEGIWFYSGFMVGMSFRQRNLLRNVGTLLDWITKDENLHLTFGINLLLTILDENPELQTQEFAEEIRNLILQAVELEKEYNKDMLPKGILGLNADYVNQYVMHMTDRRLVELGFEPEYNVANPAKWMATANDTLELVNFFESTNTSYEVNTTK